A window of Malania oleifera isolate guangnan ecotype guangnan chromosome 5, ASM2987363v1, whole genome shotgun sequence contains these coding sequences:
- the LOC131155818 gene encoding pentatricopeptide repeat-containing protein At1g77360, mitochondrial-like isoform X1, with translation MLARIPRSTPSFLFTSSFSKFCRWNKQPRSKTPLPPSAPSITTTTTIAANNDGTFTPARLSRVSQSSSSMAALSANPKTSTTSSISPSPLKRPPQIIPSSSSHHQRPKKHQSLPFPSHLDVPGVSPVARILCEILTGSSPNDVEAALSATGLIPSSDYMEEVIKLVYNSPSAAIKFFRWAGRTHKPSAYAWNLMVDLLGKNQLFEEMWDAIRSMKQESVLSVATFVSAFGSYCVAGRFNEAIMTFDVMDRYGIQQDIIAVNSLLSAICRQENQTSKALEFFEKIKGKIPPDGDTFAILLEGWEKEGNVAKAKTTFGEMVVRVGWSPENMSAYDAFLSTLVHGSNADEAMKFLKVMKGNNCLPGLKFFSNALDVLIKQNDSTHAVLLWDIMVGSGLVPNLIMYNAVIGLLCNNNEIDYAYRRLDEMVFHGTFPDSLTYNMIFQCLVKNKKVREAAKFFFEMIKNEWPPTHSNCASAITLLFDGDDPETAIEIWNYMIENRILPLDESANALLIGLCNLGRLTDLRKFADDILDRRINIYESTMAKLKSTFYKEGRNARDTYDSLSRRWKAS, from the exons ATGCTCGCCCGAATACCCCGCTCCACGCCTTCCTTCCTATTTACCTCGTCCTTCTCGAAATTCTGTCGCTGGAACAAGCAACCGAGGAGCAAGACGCCACTACCGCCGTCGGCACCAtccatcaccaccaccaccaccatcgcCGCCAACAACGACGGGACTTTCACGCCTGCACGTCTCTCAAG GGTTTCACAATCTTCCTCTTCAATGGCGGCCCTATctgcaaaccctaaaacctccaCCACCAGTTCAATATCTCCCAGCCCTCTCAAAAGACCCCCTCAGATCATCCCTTCTTCTTCCTCACACCATCAACGCCCAAAAAAGCATCAATCTCTCCCCTTTCCTTCTCACCTTGATGTCCCTGGCGTTTCCCCTGTTGCCAGAATCCTCTGCGAGATCCTCACTGGATCCTCTCCCAACGACGTAGAAGCCGCCCTGTCTGCCACCGGCTTGATCCCCTCTTCCGATTACATGGAAGAGGTCATCAAGCTGGTCTACAACTCTCCTTCTGCTGCCATCAAGTTCTTCAGGTGGGCCGGCCGCACCCACAAACCCTCGGCATATGCATGGAATCTAATGGTTGATTTGCTCGGCAAGAACCAGTTGTTTGAGGAAATGTGGGATGCCATTCGTTCGATGAAGCAAGAGAGCGTGCTGTCAGTTGCCACCTTCGTGTCTGCATTTGGAAGCTACTGTGTTGCGGGAAGGTTCAACGAGGCCATCATGACATTTGATGTCATGGACAGGTATGGAATTCAACAAGATATTATTGCTGTGAATTCATTATTGAGCGCAATATGTCGCCAAGAAAATCAAACTTCGAAGGCCCTTGAATTCTTTGAGAAGATCAAGGGAAAGATTCCTCCAGATGGGGACACCTTTGCCATTCTGTTGGAAGGTTGGGAGAAAGAAGGCAATGTGGCCAAGGCTAAGACCACATTTGGTGAGATGGTGGTTCGTGTCGGATGGAGCCCAGAAAATATGTCAGCTTATGACGCATTCTTGTCAACTCTTGTTCATGGGTCGAATGCTGATGAGGCAATGAAGTTTCTTAAGGTTATGAAGGGTAATAACTGTTTACCAGGTTTGAAATTCTTCTCTAATGCACTCGATGTTCTTATTAAGCAGAACGATTCAACTCATGCAGTTTTGTTGTGGGATATTATGGTGGGTAGTGGTTTGGTACCCAATTTGATAATGTACAATGCAGTAATTGGTTTGCTCTGCAACAACAATGAGATTGATTACGCTTATCGTCGTCTCGATGAGATGGTATTCCATGGCACATTCCCAGATTCATTAACTTATAACATGATTTTCCAATGTCTTGTTAAAAACAAGAAGGTTCGTGAAGCTGCAAAGTTCTTTTTTGAGATGATCAAGAATGAATGGCCACCCACACATTCTAATTGTGCCTCGGCCATCACGTTGCTGTTTGATGGTGATGACCCCGAGACAGCAATTGAGATATGGAACTATATGATTGAGAATCGCATTTTGCCTCTTGATGAGAGTGCAAATGCATTACTCATTGGGCTTTGCAACTTGGGAAGGTTGACAGATTTGAGGAAGTTTGCGGATGACATACTTGATAGGAGAATTAATATATATGAGTCAACAATGGCCAAGTTGAAGAG
- the LOC131155818 gene encoding pentatricopeptide repeat-containing protein At1g77360, mitochondrial-like isoform X2, producing MLARIPRSTPSFLFTSSFSKFCRWNKQPRSKTPLPPSAPSITTTTTIAANNDGTFTPARLSSSISPSPLKRPPQIIPSSSSHHQRPKKHQSLPFPSHLDVPGVSPVARILCEILTGSSPNDVEAALSATGLIPSSDYMEEVIKLVYNSPSAAIKFFRWAGRTHKPSAYAWNLMVDLLGKNQLFEEMWDAIRSMKQESVLSVATFVSAFGSYCVAGRFNEAIMTFDVMDRYGIQQDIIAVNSLLSAICRQENQTSKALEFFEKIKGKIPPDGDTFAILLEGWEKEGNVAKAKTTFGEMVVRVGWSPENMSAYDAFLSTLVHGSNADEAMKFLKVMKGNNCLPGLKFFSNALDVLIKQNDSTHAVLLWDIMVGSGLVPNLIMYNAVIGLLCNNNEIDYAYRRLDEMVFHGTFPDSLTYNMIFQCLVKNKKVREAAKFFFEMIKNEWPPTHSNCASAITLLFDGDDPETAIEIWNYMIENRILPLDESANALLIGLCNLGRLTDLRKFADDILDRRINIYESTMAKLKSTFYKEGRNARDTYDSLSRRWKAS from the exons ATGCTCGCCCGAATACCCCGCTCCACGCCTTCCTTCCTATTTACCTCGTCCTTCTCGAAATTCTGTCGCTGGAACAAGCAACCGAGGAGCAAGACGCCACTACCGCCGTCGGCACCAtccatcaccaccaccaccaccatcgcCGCCAACAACGACGGGACTTTCACGCCTGCACGTCTCTCAAG TTCAATATCTCCCAGCCCTCTCAAAAGACCCCCTCAGATCATCCCTTCTTCTTCCTCACACCATCAACGCCCAAAAAAGCATCAATCTCTCCCCTTTCCTTCTCACCTTGATGTCCCTGGCGTTTCCCCTGTTGCCAGAATCCTCTGCGAGATCCTCACTGGATCCTCTCCCAACGACGTAGAAGCCGCCCTGTCTGCCACCGGCTTGATCCCCTCTTCCGATTACATGGAAGAGGTCATCAAGCTGGTCTACAACTCTCCTTCTGCTGCCATCAAGTTCTTCAGGTGGGCCGGCCGCACCCACAAACCCTCGGCATATGCATGGAATCTAATGGTTGATTTGCTCGGCAAGAACCAGTTGTTTGAGGAAATGTGGGATGCCATTCGTTCGATGAAGCAAGAGAGCGTGCTGTCAGTTGCCACCTTCGTGTCTGCATTTGGAAGCTACTGTGTTGCGGGAAGGTTCAACGAGGCCATCATGACATTTGATGTCATGGACAGGTATGGAATTCAACAAGATATTATTGCTGTGAATTCATTATTGAGCGCAATATGTCGCCAAGAAAATCAAACTTCGAAGGCCCTTGAATTCTTTGAGAAGATCAAGGGAAAGATTCCTCCAGATGGGGACACCTTTGCCATTCTGTTGGAAGGTTGGGAGAAAGAAGGCAATGTGGCCAAGGCTAAGACCACATTTGGTGAGATGGTGGTTCGTGTCGGATGGAGCCCAGAAAATATGTCAGCTTATGACGCATTCTTGTCAACTCTTGTTCATGGGTCGAATGCTGATGAGGCAATGAAGTTTCTTAAGGTTATGAAGGGTAATAACTGTTTACCAGGTTTGAAATTCTTCTCTAATGCACTCGATGTTCTTATTAAGCAGAACGATTCAACTCATGCAGTTTTGTTGTGGGATATTATGGTGGGTAGTGGTTTGGTACCCAATTTGATAATGTACAATGCAGTAATTGGTTTGCTCTGCAACAACAATGAGATTGATTACGCTTATCGTCGTCTCGATGAGATGGTATTCCATGGCACATTCCCAGATTCATTAACTTATAACATGATTTTCCAATGTCTTGTTAAAAACAAGAAGGTTCGTGAAGCTGCAAAGTTCTTTTTTGAGATGATCAAGAATGAATGGCCACCCACACATTCTAATTGTGCCTCGGCCATCACGTTGCTGTTTGATGGTGATGACCCCGAGACAGCAATTGAGATATGGAACTATATGATTGAGAATCGCATTTTGCCTCTTGATGAGAGTGCAAATGCATTACTCATTGGGCTTTGCAACTTGGGAAGGTTGACAGATTTGAGGAAGTTTGCGGATGACATACTTGATAGGAGAATTAATATATATGAGTCAACAATGGCCAAGTTGAAGAG
- the LOC131155818 gene encoding pentatricopeptide repeat-containing protein At1g77360, mitochondrial-like isoform X3, whose protein sequence is MAALSANPKTSTTSSISPSPLKRPPQIIPSSSSHHQRPKKHQSLPFPSHLDVPGVSPVARILCEILTGSSPNDVEAALSATGLIPSSDYMEEVIKLVYNSPSAAIKFFRWAGRTHKPSAYAWNLMVDLLGKNQLFEEMWDAIRSMKQESVLSVATFVSAFGSYCVAGRFNEAIMTFDVMDRYGIQQDIIAVNSLLSAICRQENQTSKALEFFEKIKGKIPPDGDTFAILLEGWEKEGNVAKAKTTFGEMVVRVGWSPENMSAYDAFLSTLVHGSNADEAMKFLKVMKGNNCLPGLKFFSNALDVLIKQNDSTHAVLLWDIMVGSGLVPNLIMYNAVIGLLCNNNEIDYAYRRLDEMVFHGTFPDSLTYNMIFQCLVKNKKVREAAKFFFEMIKNEWPPTHSNCASAITLLFDGDDPETAIEIWNYMIENRILPLDESANALLIGLCNLGRLTDLRKFADDILDRRINIYESTMAKLKSTFYKEGRNARDTYDSLSRRWKAS, encoded by the coding sequence ATGGCGGCCCTATctgcaaaccctaaaacctccaCCACCAGTTCAATATCTCCCAGCCCTCTCAAAAGACCCCCTCAGATCATCCCTTCTTCTTCCTCACACCATCAACGCCCAAAAAAGCATCAATCTCTCCCCTTTCCTTCTCACCTTGATGTCCCTGGCGTTTCCCCTGTTGCCAGAATCCTCTGCGAGATCCTCACTGGATCCTCTCCCAACGACGTAGAAGCCGCCCTGTCTGCCACCGGCTTGATCCCCTCTTCCGATTACATGGAAGAGGTCATCAAGCTGGTCTACAACTCTCCTTCTGCTGCCATCAAGTTCTTCAGGTGGGCCGGCCGCACCCACAAACCCTCGGCATATGCATGGAATCTAATGGTTGATTTGCTCGGCAAGAACCAGTTGTTTGAGGAAATGTGGGATGCCATTCGTTCGATGAAGCAAGAGAGCGTGCTGTCAGTTGCCACCTTCGTGTCTGCATTTGGAAGCTACTGTGTTGCGGGAAGGTTCAACGAGGCCATCATGACATTTGATGTCATGGACAGGTATGGAATTCAACAAGATATTATTGCTGTGAATTCATTATTGAGCGCAATATGTCGCCAAGAAAATCAAACTTCGAAGGCCCTTGAATTCTTTGAGAAGATCAAGGGAAAGATTCCTCCAGATGGGGACACCTTTGCCATTCTGTTGGAAGGTTGGGAGAAAGAAGGCAATGTGGCCAAGGCTAAGACCACATTTGGTGAGATGGTGGTTCGTGTCGGATGGAGCCCAGAAAATATGTCAGCTTATGACGCATTCTTGTCAACTCTTGTTCATGGGTCGAATGCTGATGAGGCAATGAAGTTTCTTAAGGTTATGAAGGGTAATAACTGTTTACCAGGTTTGAAATTCTTCTCTAATGCACTCGATGTTCTTATTAAGCAGAACGATTCAACTCATGCAGTTTTGTTGTGGGATATTATGGTGGGTAGTGGTTTGGTACCCAATTTGATAATGTACAATGCAGTAATTGGTTTGCTCTGCAACAACAATGAGATTGATTACGCTTATCGTCGTCTCGATGAGATGGTATTCCATGGCACATTCCCAGATTCATTAACTTATAACATGATTTTCCAATGTCTTGTTAAAAACAAGAAGGTTCGTGAAGCTGCAAAGTTCTTTTTTGAGATGATCAAGAATGAATGGCCACCCACACATTCTAATTGTGCCTCGGCCATCACGTTGCTGTTTGATGGTGATGACCCCGAGACAGCAATTGAGATATGGAACTATATGATTGAGAATCGCATTTTGCCTCTTGATGAGAGTGCAAATGCATTACTCATTGGGCTTTGCAACTTGGGAAGGTTGACAGATTTGAGGAAGTTTGCGGATGACATACTTGATAGGAGAATTAATATATATGAGTCAACAATGGCCAAGTTGAAGAG